A genomic window from Deinococcus aetherius includes:
- a CDS encoding MATE family efflux transporter, whose translation MSWGAAGLSPRTRDLLVLAWPAITENLLQSAVGFADSFFVSRLGLEAVAAVGVSNALLQVFFAVFLAVATASGAFSARTTGSGDRPAFRQATVQALWLAALVGLACGLLALVLAGPLLTVMGATSEVRAAGAIYFRIVAVPSAVIAVMYAAGAVLRGAGDTRAALNTGLWMNAAHVLLDPLLIFGVGFGGLGIVGAGVATVLARVLGAALLLRRLQRVGALPSAWREVRPDWGVLRRMSSLGIPSALERLAMRLGQIVYFGLILRLGTEVYAAHTLTGNFTLFASVAGTGLAAATSARVGQRLGAGEEEEARRYALVGVRVSSALMTGLALLAWLGSFWGAGVLTGDARVMTLIVLALGIDVLTQPATGVVTVLTATLQAGGDTRFPMWTTLLGIWGVRTVGVYLLGVRLGWGLVGVWLAILLDNYVRAAVLWWRFRLGRWVREL comes from the coding sequence ATGAGCTGGGGTGCCGCAGGGCTCTCCCCCCGTACCCGGGACCTGCTCGTGCTGGCCTGGCCCGCCATCACCGAGAACCTACTGCAAAGCGCAGTGGGCTTCGCGGACTCCTTCTTCGTGTCCCGGCTGGGCCTGGAAGCGGTGGCTGCCGTGGGCGTCTCGAACGCTCTCTTGCAGGTGTTCTTCGCAGTCTTCCTCGCCGTCGCCACCGCCTCCGGCGCTTTCAGTGCTCGCACCACCGGCTCGGGGGACCGGCCTGCCTTTCGGCAGGCCACCGTGCAGGCCCTGTGGCTGGCCGCTCTCGTCGGGCTGGCCTGTGGCCTCCTCGCCCTGGTGCTGGCCGGGCCGCTCCTCACCGTGATGGGGGCCACGTCAGAAGTCCGGGCCGCCGGGGCCATCTACTTCCGCATCGTGGCCGTGCCCTCGGCGGTGATCGCCGTCATGTACGCGGCTGGGGCCGTGCTGAGGGGGGCCGGGGACACCCGGGCGGCCCTGAACACGGGGCTATGGATGAACGCCGCGCACGTCCTGCTCGACCCACTTCTGATCTTCGGTGTCGGCTTTGGCGGTCTCGGCATCGTGGGGGCGGGTGTGGCGACCGTTCTGGCGCGGGTCCTGGGGGCGGCCTTACTGCTGAGGCGACTTCAGCGGGTCGGGGCGCTGCCCTCCGCGTGGCGGGAGGTCCGACCCGACTGGGGCGTTCTGCGCCGCATGTCCAGTCTAGGGATTCCAAGTGCCCTGGAGCGGCTGGCGATGCGCCTTGGGCAGATCGTGTATTTCGGCCTGATCCTACGGCTGGGCACCGAGGTGTACGCCGCGCACACCCTGACCGGCAATTTCACGCTGTTCGCGTCGGTCGCGGGGACCGGGCTCGCGGCAGCCACCAGTGCCCGGGTCGGTCAGCGGCTGGGCGCGGGTGAAGAGGAGGAAGCGCGGCGCTACGCCCTCGTTGGGGTGCGGGTGTCATCGGCCCTGATGACGGGCCTGGCGCTGCTCGCCTGGCTCGGGTCGTTCTGGGGAGCGGGCGTCCTGACGGGGGACGCGCGGGTGATGACCCTGATCGTGCTGGCGCTGGGCATCGACGTGCTGACGCAACCGGCTACGGGCGTCGTCACCGTCCTGACGGCGACGCTGCAAGCGGGCGGAGACACCCGTTTTCCGATGTGGACGACCCTCTTGGGCATCTGGGGGGTGCGGACGGTCGGCGTGTATCTGCTGGGCGTACGTCTCGGCTGGGGGCTGGTGGGGGTGTGGCTCGCCATTCTGCTCGACAACTACGTTCGTGCAGCCGTGCTGTGGTGGCGTTTCCGGTTGGGGCGGTGGGTCCGGGAGTTGTGA
- a CDS encoding diacylglycerol kinase family protein has product MDPRADHHLRLVVVGGDSTLSHAAGLLAGTGTGLGVLPLETGNTFARSVGVPLDLPGAARLAGGGRAGAAGAPGTSPGPDVGGGRARLRTHQLLVANGRYVAGPLRAAPGASVADRQLDVLDFGDGRLLSLLRVGLGWAAAGAAAHGGAGEGHEPGRPRVGGRGRRNAAGHRPVPHRRPTRPDGRGAGRLRRAPGVSRRRGAWERA; this is encoded by the coding sequence CGTCGGTGGGGACAGCACGCTCTCTCACGCGGCGGGGCTGCTGGCGGGCACGGGAACGGGGCTGGGTGTGCTGCCGCTGGAGACCGGCAACACCTTCGCGCGCAGCGTGGGGGTGCCACTGGACCTCCCCGGGGCTGCTCGCCTGGCTGGTGGTGGGCGCGCGGGTGCTGCTGGGGCACCGGGCACTTCGCCTGGACCTGACGTGGGAGGGGGCCGGGCGCGGCTGCGGACCCATCAACTGCTGGTGGCGAACGGGCGCTACGTGGCGGGACCGCTGCGGGCCGCGCCCGGGGCGTCGGTGGCGGACCGGCAGCTCGACGTGCTGGACTTCGGGGACGGGCGGCTGCTCAGCCTGCTGCGGGTGGGGCTGGGCTGGGCGGCGGCGGGCGCAGCAGCTCACGGCGGGGCGGGTGAGGGTCACGAGCCGGGGCGGCCCCGTGTGGGCGGGCGTGGACGGAGAAATGCTGCGGGCCACCGACCTGTCCCTCACCGTCGCCCCACGCGCCCTGACGGTCGTGGTGCCGGACGGCTTCGACGCGCGCCGGGCGTGAGTCGGCGCCGTGGGGCTTGGGAGCGAGCATGA